The Megalobrama amblycephala isolate DHTTF-2021 linkage group LG18, ASM1881202v1, whole genome shotgun sequence genome segment aacaccagtaatgttttttttttcctaagacacgtttataaaagctacttaaatgtcttcatttaactaaggcctaatcctgacttaatctaagccctgtctgtgaatcCAGGCCAGAATGTTCTGTTCTTCATCTAAACCATGATGTTTTACCAGTGGTCTGGATGAGGGCATAACTGTTAGAAACAGACTGATGTATTATGAATCTGGTCATCTCCCAAAGTGACAGATGTTTTCTCTGCGTTCACTTGCCATTTCCATGGATTTGTTGGATGTTTGTGTTTACGTTTATCTCTATTTGGGATTTGTACATTCGGGCACTGTTTATATGATTTGATTCTGTTTATTCCCTCTCTAGTGTGTGATTACTGCAGCACGGGAGACTTGTACACATACTGGGTGATGATTGGACAGTTCGGAGAGGATGTAGTAAAAGTGTTTGCTGCTGAATTGGGTTCTGCCTTAGGTAAGCACTGAGGATGTATCTCTTACGCTCATCTAGGCTGCTTAGTGTAACATGATCTtttagaaattattctaatatgctgatttggtgctcaagaaacatttatttttatcaatgttgaaagcagttgtgctgGTTCCTTAATATATGTGTGGAAATGGTGATACGTTTttgttcaggattctttgaaaccacatgtatttgaaatagaaatcttttgtaacattataaatgtctttactgttatgaatttctttctcctgctgaacacaaaaaaagatattttgaagaatgtgggtaaccaaaccATTGACTTTTATTGACAGTGTTTTTTCTGGGGCCCGTCAACTGTTTgtttacccacattcttcaaaatatcttcttttgtgttcagcaagagagagaaattcatacaggttagTTACTAGTTatcttatatataaaaatatatatcttcctcagtatttttgtcctgTTCTCTAATACAGATATCGAAACATCTTTGATACATTTACTAGAgatgcaaatgtaaaatgaagtaatgaaaaatgtaacaaaattacgtaaatttatgattaaaacaagaaaaatatttCAATGAGGTAACAAAACTTTCCTATAAGTGAAGTTGATTTTTCTGAGACCATTGGCAGAtaattgttcttgttttaatcaTAAACTTGCTTCATTTTGATCAGTttcacagaaaacaagacttatatatatattttgtatcaTTTTGCATCTCTatgcaaaaatgcatcatgATTTAACAGTACAAATGTCTCAAGATTTAATGATCTTGAGacatttgtactggaaaactatacaaaaatacagaGGAAGAACATCACTTTTGTGCAGTGTGATCAGAAGGTACAGTAAAAGATATTTCCATATTCTAGTGGTTGGAAGAAAAGCGATTCAACTTTTATTTGTAAAATCAGTTAGTAAGTAACGGATATCTGTTTCTCCCTAGGCAATTACATTTGGAGAACATCCAAATCTTCAATTTATTCCTCAAAATTTCTTTACTTGGTCTTGAAAAGATCTTTAAAATGCCTTACATTTACCTCCATAAAACCTGCAGAACACCTGCATATTATATCAATTTAGTACAGTAATAATAAATGCTTATCACAATAATTGTTGTATCTCCATTTTATAGGGTTCCTTCATGACTGTGCAATCATCCACCGTGATGTGAAGGTATACAATGTTTTATGTAattataaaatgataataaatatgATCCCTAAAATGTCTGAACcccaaaaatgtcttaaaaacatTCACTGTTATATTTTTAACAGATGGAAAATGTCCTTCTAACAGATCAGGGTAAGGCAGTCGGTGTTCTTTAGTCCCTCCAGTGGAGGGCAGTGTGTGTCAGCTTTTTTCATGTAAACAATGAATGTTCCAGAACATCCAGGCTTCAGGCTTCCAAATAGGCCTAGAGTATTTACACAAATATGACATTGTGATAGCAAtacaatattaacaaataatccAGTTCACAacatttctattgtaatatttcaattatttcaatatttgtttGTTAAAATGCTAAAGTTAAATATGACATCAAAGAACaaacatatataatatgtgATACTAAAAATATGATcgtaataataattgtaattctacaaaaataatcttaaatgaaattatcaatAATAAACTTCTAGTGTTATTATGTAAATGTGAGGTCTTATTACTTATTACAGGCCACCTACGACTGGCTGACTTCGGTTTGTCCCGGCGGCTTGAGCGTGGAGGGAGGGCATTCACTATTTGTGGAACAATTCAATACATGGGTAAATCTAAAGAAATGAAAACAAAGAATTACTTTGAATTATATGTGGAATAATATACATAAATAGTCACTTGAAAATGCTAAATGagtcattaaattatatttacggCTGAGCAAATGAAAAGATGTTTATGTCTAGCTATGTGTGGAATGTCTCTTCAGCTCCTGAAGTCCTTAGCGGTGGGCCCTACAACCACACTGCTGATTGGTGGTCTCTCGGCATCCTTCTCTTTGCACTGGCCACTGGAAAGGTGTGGTAAAGCACATATATTTGCACAAACATCTTGTGTTTTTCTGCTCATTGTGGGGGTAATGATACGTTTGCGTGTGTCTGATGTGTCTTTTCTGCCAAGTCATTCTAAactccccctccccctccatGCTTGTCTCAGTTTCCTGTATCTCCAGAACCGGATCACTGTAGCATGCTAAGGAAGGTACGCAGCTTCCCTTATGAGATGCCAAGAAATTTCTCTCCTCCATTTGCTCTTCTGCTTACAGAGGTGAGACCTGGACACCTGATGGGGTGCTTTATCCAGCAAAATGTTCAAAGACACAAATTAGAtcaaaaatagtttaaaaaataaaaggataCTTCACTCATAATATTCTGAATATTCTGTCTCGTTCcagacctgtatgacttttttcttctgCAGCAACAAATAACATTAAAGCcaattgacttccattgtacaGACCAAAAACACAGAGACATTTCTCAaattatcttcttttatgttccgcACAAgatcatacagatttggaacaacatgaggttgagtaaatgatgatagacaTTTCCTTTTTGAGTCAACCATCCATATAAAATGGAGAGCTTTAGATCATTTTGGTCATTTAATTCAGAGAATTTGATGAGAGTTCATACTAAAagctgtgatattttttttttattattgcgaTTCTGAACACAGTTTGAGACATTTAAAAAGTTCTGAAAAGTTAGAATAAATTGGAGTAAATTTtacacgtgactgcagtggttcaaccttaattttatgaagcaatgagaatacttctTGTGCTTCTGTGTTCTACGTCACAacaccggctcagtattggccagctcctgcctcagcatcacacgcatgcatcgtGTTGCTCACATAAACAGCGTCGGTCAATACTGAGTCGCGTTTTGACGTAGAACACAGAAGCTCTGCACTATCTATACAAcataaacagcataggagactgacagggaagataCAAATTTGttgaaaggtgccctagaaccagtttttacaagatgtaatataagtctaaggtgtctcctgaatgtgtctgtgaagtttcagctcaaaataccccatagatttgtttacttaatttttttaactgcctattttggggcatcattaactatgcactgattcagcgcgcggcccctttaaatcgtgcgctcgcttcattttaaaaatgaaaatagcgacggctctcttgtctcagtgaatacagtaagaaacgatggtaactctaaccacatttaacagtacattagcaacatgctaacgaaacgattagaaagacaatttacaaatatcactaaaaatatcatgtaatcatgattcagctgtgcacagatccagatgttaatactggctgcccttgtctaatgccttgaacatgggctggcatatgcaaatattgggggcgtacatattaatgatcccgactgttacataacagtcggtgttatgttgagattcgcctgttcttcagaggtcttttaaacaaatgagatttacataagaaggaggaagcaatggagtttgaagctcaatgtatgtcttttccatgtactgaactcttgttattcaactatgccaaggtaaattcaatttttgattctagggcaccttgaataaagttgtaatttttttgtttttgcgctcaaaaatattcttgttgcttcataacattaaggttgaacctctgtagtcatgtggactattttaacaatgtcttttttacctttctgggccttgaaagtggtaaaattaaattgctgtctatggaggagtcagagagctctcggatttcatcaaaaatatcatctgaacccATTTTACTCTCCTTAGCTTCTTTGTAAGACTCCAGCACGTCGCCTCCGGACACTGGAACGCTTCAAGCGTCAAACCTTTTTCCACGGCACGTCATTTGATTCCCATCTCCTCCAAAAGACCCCCATGGAGCTGATCCTGGAGCTGAAGAACCGGCCTGACCGCCTTGCCAAAGCCCGTCGAGGCCTGACCCTGGAGCCCTTCTCAAACTTTGACTGCGACTTTCTCTTAACCTCACCATGCGCACCCACAGTTCCAGACCTCTCCCCAACTCTGGCTAACATGGAGCGGGTCGAAGCGCTCATGCAAAGCCATGTACCTCAGGACGATGCTTCACAAAGAGAAGTgtttgtttaactttttaagcCAGTTTTGTCTGGAGGTTCAAAAATCACACACTTTAGGGTGTGTTCACTCTTGACAGGTTTGGTTAAATTAAAACGACCTCTGGTGCGATTACTCTGTTAGTGCGttaaaaataccatcatatatatgtacatacaaCAAGTGCATTTAGCCCAGCACACTGCATTGTTATGGATGTTTGGTAAGTTTCATCACAAAATACACATcattaaagcttttttttttttgtatctttaggtttagcattaaaaatgacagtgtgagCGCTAAGCAAACTaggacattttcttttttttgggtTTCTGACCAAAAGAACCTAgagaaccgaactacaagtgtgaacacacccatAGAAGCATGTGGGGGAAGGTGAAAACCTTAATAGTTGGTTGTTCTTCCATGAAGGATTATGGTTAAgtgtatttcatttttattgaaacacTCTAGCTCTTACATTGAATTCCTTACCTTTTGTTGAGACATTTAGTGAAATGTGGTTCATAGTTCCTCATATCCTTTGACATTATTTGACTATTTTGTCCTTATTAATAAGCCAGCACTGCATTTTCTTTCAACAAACATACCATAAATTCACTTCTTCTGATGTTTTGAAAGCTATGCAAACCCTCAGGGATATGCTTTAATGCTTAAAGGACCAAATCATCACTCATTTCCTAACTATTAAACCTAAGCCTTGTGAAAAATCATTGTTCATGGGAAAATAGTAAAACCCCAAAAGTGGCCATCTATActtttatatgaaataatatgTTTAGCACTGTTCATTTTATTTGCATAATGCACTTGGGACTGAATGGGAAAGGAACTTTGGTTATGTGTTATACTAATTTTCGCATTGGCTTTATTGTTCCTATTGTTATTTTAACCACTGCTGTGGGCCTGGTTAGATCAATGCCCATGTATGCATGAATAACCTTGTGTTCCTGAGATGACAGTTCTTGTTTTACGCCCAGAATGCCTGACACCAGTGATCCTTTATTAAATACTAAGCAAAGAAAAAGGGAAATAATGtagtaaaatgtttttgttttttttttccatgcaaTATTGTAATTGATGGTGTATGTGGTCATTTTTGAAGCTCCGCTCATTGGGGGACACAGTCCTGCAGTGTCTGCTACTGCTATTATTGAGCTACCATAAgatctttgtaaaaaaaaaaatccatgccAGTGATTTATTGGTTTGTATCTAATATCTACAGTGGATATTGCATATATAATTACTGGACAAATTTTctgtaagaaaaaaattgttgtaTGCAAATattctcattttctttctttctttttacatTGATAGCGAGTTATTCTatgacatttttcatttgtttttttaaaagcctACGTGCTCGTACAACACACCTCAAGCAAAGAGGTAAACCGATGTGATGTTGACGCTAATGGTGACGTGCGAGGTcactttaaagggtcatgaatattaactattattaaaataaggTCTTGACCAATGCCACGCCTCTATGTGGGTTGCTTTTTCTAAGCGGTCACGTTGCGTTGCGGCATTGAAACTAGAGGTTGCCGACAGCAAGGTATCTTTTGCATCACTCTCCTAAGCAGGTAAGTGATtaaattctttatttaaaaatatacatataatttaatgacattGTAACTTTCTTAAATGACGTTTAACGTTATTCGTTTTGTATATCAGATTTTTGttgttgaatataattttgttcattctttctaaattgtatttaaaacgTATACGTCatatgtgtgtttaaatgagctattttttaaaaagtgcagcGTTTATTTGCTTTGATTTCAGAAGTAAATGCGTATCATCCGGCAGGTGGTTCTCATTTAGTTATCAAAGGCCTTCTCCATCATGGTACAATGACCAATTCGTTAAGCAGTGTTTATAGCAGATACGTCCAACATATAAAACCCGTCTCATTAATTTTGGTGTGAAATGATCATTTTTGATTCAAAAAGCAACTATATAAAGAGACAAACATCGTCATGTCGACATTCCTGACATTCAAAGTCACCCTGAGCACGAGTGATGACACCATCATCATCTCTCTTCCGTATATTTAGTAGTGGAGCTAATTGAGAAACCGAATCCATTTTAACAGTTCTTATTTCACATAATACGCAAATAAAAGCATCATATTCGTGTGTAGGTTTATACAG includes the following:
- the rskrb gene encoding ribosomal protein S6 kinase-related protein, giving the protein MGADASKNSKQYTGSEEQSQISRWRGFLSALGISIPAGLCRINPLRIGSHRMICDKEPSIPEHLVSSLPGPEKLRMEWSLPSFINMFLPEFPHRNVPGHEHFQVLGYIAKGSFGPILKVKDKSKQKTYAVKVIPKSEILRLGVLEQSKEEVIVQRQVRHPFVHDLQDCWQTQRHIYIMCDYCSTGDLYTYWVMIGQFGEDVVKVFAAELGSALGFLHDCAIIHRDVKMENVLLTDQGHLRLADFGLSRRLERGGRAFTICGTIQYMAPEVLSGGPYNHTADWWSLGILLFALATGKFPVSPEPDHCSMLRKVRSFPYEMPRNFSPPFALLLTELLCKTPARRLRTLERFKRQTFFHGTSFDSHLLQKTPMELILELKNRPDRLAKARRGLTLEPFSNFDCDFLLTSPCAPTVPDLSPTLANMERVEALMQSHVPQDDASQREVFV